The Equus przewalskii isolate Varuska chromosome 8, EquPr2, whole genome shotgun sequence genome has a window encoding:
- the MROH6 gene encoding maestro heat-like repeat-containing protein family member 6 isoform X4, whose protein sequence is MQWRQPRPQPQARPGPAGFFSVELGKALAQGWARTSGPCWGLLRAIHTCPGSPHPEGWEVRVKGPSPPPLADPLSPGILPLPQGPGGQSQTPDAQLQAGHSLPAAWAGGPFTCPQQALCLGTPLCGSPTPPYTQSTCSHTYIATPVPGPARGLLLGQAGHDFLGGSGAGVAGWARLSSLACAMAMAGGVWGRPRGAPVGALTLTALAEGIRASQGQALRPPAMGPQPEPEAKPGNAASIPTAGREPRSPPCIQEPAPKGAHQAPQSSPEEGALADLALYTAACLEEAGFAGTQATALTLSSALEARGERLEDQVHALVRGLLAQVPSLAEGRPRRVALRVLSALALEHARDVVCALLPCSMPLDRAAAELWRSLSRNQRVNGQVLVQLLWTLKGAAGPELEALAATRALGEMLAVSGCVGATRGFYPNLLLVLVTQLRQLAQGVHSPDTPKVWAPFHRGPPHSHASCAVEALKALLTGDGSRMVVTCMEQAGGWRRLVGAHTHLEGVLLLASAMVAHADHHLRGLFADVLPRLRSPNDTQRLTAMAFFTGLLQSRPTARLLREEVILERLRAWQGDPEPTVRWLGLLGLGHLALNSGKVRHVGTLVPALLGALGEGDARLVGAALGALRRLLVRPRAPVRLLSAELGPRLRPLLDDARDSVRASAVGLLGTLVRQGQGGLRVGLHRPLRKLMLQSLVPLLLRLHDPSQDAAESSEWTLARCDQALRWGLLEEMVTVAHYDSPEALSRICHRLVQQYPSHVPSFLSQTQGYLRSPQVPLRRAAAVLIGFLVHHSSPSHVSQDLRDSLFQGGAASPGAKPSPQPAPLPPWWAPRPSQPALASLCRQPLPASEPCRPLGLFWTRLSLTPCPPSGV, encoded by the exons ATGCAGTGGAGacagccccgcccccagccccaggcccgcCCTGGACCAGCCGGCTTCTTTAGCGTTGAATTAGGCAAGGccttagctcagggctgggccCGGACTTCTGGCCCCTGCTGGGGCCTCCTCAGGGCTATCCACACCTGCCCGGGGTCCCCCCATCCAGAGGGATGGGAAGTCAGGGTCAAGggcccttctccccctccccttgcaGATCCACTGTCTCCAGGAatcttgcccctcccccagggccctggTGGGCAGAGCCAGACCCCAGACGCTCAGCTTCAGGCTGGCCACTCACTGCCAGCAGCCTGGGCAGGAGGGCCCTTCACATGCCCCCAGCAGGCACTGTGCCTGGGGACACCTCTGTGTGGctccccaacccccccatacACACAGAGCACATGTTCACACACGTACATTGCCACACCTGTCCCTGGTCCCGCCCGGGGCCTGCTTCTAGGTCAGGCTGGGCACGACTTCCTGGGAGGATCGGGGGCAGGTGTTGCAGGCTGGGCCCGGCTGAGCAGCTTGGCGTGTGCCATGGCCATGGCTGGGGgtgtgtggggccggccccggggtgCCCCTGTAGGGGCCCTAACCCTGACAGCTCTGGCTGAAGGGATCCGGGCCAGCCAGGGGCAGGCCCTGAGACCCCCTGCCATGGGCCCTCAGCCTGAACCTGAGGCAAAGCCTGGGAATGCAGCCAGCATCCCCACAGCTGGCCGTGAGCCCCGCTCCCCACCCTGCATACAGGAGCCAGCCCCCAAGGGAGCCCATCAG GCCCCCCAGAGTTCCCCGGAGGAGGGGGCCCTTGCTGACCTGGCGTTGTACACGGctgcctgcctggaggaggctggcTTTGCAGGGACCCAGGCAACAGCACTCACCCTGTCCTCAGCCCTGGAGGCCCGAGGGGAGCGGCTGGAGGACCAg GTGCATGCCCTAGTGCGTGGGCTGCTGGCACAGGTGCCCAGCCTAGCCGAGGGGAGGCCCCGGCGGGTGGCCCTGCGGGTGCTGAGCGCACTAGCCCTGGAGCACGCACGGGATGTGGTATGCGCGCTGCTGCCGTGCTCGATGCCCCTGGACCG GGCGGCAGCAGAGCTGTGGCGCAGCCTGAGCCGGAACCAGCGCGTGAATGGGCAGGtgctggtgcagctgctgtggacgCTCAAGGGTGCGGCCGGGCCTGAGCTGGAGGCGCTGGCT GCCACTCGTGCCCTTGGGGAGATGCTGGCTGTGTCTGGCTGCGTGGGCGCCACGCGGGGCTTCTACCCGAATCTCCTGCTCGTACTGGTCACACAGCTGCGCCAGCTGGCCCAAGGAGTGCACTCCCCTGACACCCCCAAGGTTTGGGCCCCATTCCACCGCGGGCCACCGCACAGCCACGCCAG CTGCGCAGTGGAGGCCTTGAAGGCCCTGCTTACTGGGGATGGCAGCCGCATGGTGGTCACGTGCATGGagcaggctggaggctggaggaggctggtggGAGCCCACACCCACCTGGAGGGCGTCCTGCTGCTGGCCAG TGCCATGGTGGCTCACGCCGACCACCACCTGAGAGGCCTGTTCGCCGACGTGCTTCCCCGGCTGCGCAGCCCCAACGACACGCAGCGCCTCACGGCTATGGCCTTCTTTACCGGG CTGTTGCAGAGCCGACCCACGGCACGGCTCCTGCGAGAGGAGGTCATTCTGGAGCGGCTCCGCGCCTGGCAGGGCGACCCCGAGCCCACCGTGCGCTGGCTCGGCCTGCTCGGCCTCGGCCATCTGGCGCTGAACAGCGGGAAg GTGCGGCACGTGGGCACGCTGGTGCCTGCGCTCCTGGGCGCGCTGGGCGAAGGCGACGCGCGGCTCGTGGGCGCCGCGCTGGGCGCGCTGCGGAGGCTGCTGGTGCGGCCGCGGGCTCCCGTGCGGCTCCTGAGCGCGGAGCTGGGGCCTCGCCTCCGGCCGCTGCTGGACGAC GCCCGGGACTCGGTCCGCGCCTCGGCGGTCGGGCTCCTGGGGACGCTGGTGCGGCAGGGCCAGGGCGGCCTCCGGGTGGGGCTCCACCGACCCCTGCGGAAGCTGATGCTGCAGAGTCTTGTGCCGCTGCTGTTGCGCCTGCACGATCCCAGCCAGGACGCTGCTGAG AGCTCGGAGTGGACCCTGGCCCGCTGTGACCAGGCCCTGCGCTGGGGCCTCCTGGAGGAGATGGTCACTGTGGCCCACTACGACAGCCCTGAGGCCCTAAGCCGCATCTGCCACCGCCTG GTTCAGCAGTACCCAAGTCATGTGCCCAGCTTCCTGAGCCAGACCCAGGGCTACCTGCGGAGCCCACAGGTCCCCCTGCGCCGGGCAGCTGCAGTGCTCATAG GCTTCCTCGTCCATCACTCGAGTCCCAGCCATGTCAGCCAGGACCTGCGGGACTCCCTGTTCCAGG GTGGTGCTGCTAGCCCAGGAGCAAAGCCGTCCCCGCAGCCTGCTCCTCTCCCGCCTTGGTGGGCGCCGCGCCCGTCCCAGCCGGCCCTGGCCAGTCTATGCAGACAGCCCCTTCCAGCGTCGGAGCCTTGCAGGCCGCTGGGGCTGTTTTGGACCCGGCTGAGCCTGACCCCATGCCCACCCTCAGGGGTCTGA
- the MROH6 gene encoding maestro heat-like repeat-containing protein family member 6 isoform X3, producing MQWRQPRPQPQARPGPAGFFSVELGKALAQGWARTSGPCWGLLRAIHTCPGSPHPEGWEVRVKGPSPPPLADPLSPGILPLPQGPGGQSQTPDAQLQAGHSLPAAWAGGPFTCPQQALCLGTPLCGSPTPPYTQSTCSHTYIATPVPGPARGLLLGQAGHDFLGGSGAGVAGWARLSSLACAMAMAGGVWGRPRGAPVGALTLTALAEGIRASQGQALRPPAMGPQPEPEAKPGNAASIPTAGREPRSPPCIQEPAPKGAHQAPQSSPEEGALADLALYTAACLEEAGFAGTQATALTLSSALEARGERLEDQVHALVRGLLAQVPSLAEGRPRRVALRVLSALALEHARDVVCALLPCSMPLDRAAAELWRSLSRNQRVNGQVLVQLLWTLKGAAGPELEALAATRALGEMLAVSGCVGATRGFYPNLLLVLVTQLRQLAQGVHSPDTPKVWAPFHRGPPHSHASCAVEALKALLTGDGSRMVVTCMEQAGGWRRLVGAHTHLEGVLLLASAMVAHADHHLRGLFADVLPRLRSPNDTQRLTAMAFFTGLLQSRPTARLLREEVILERLRAWQGDPEPTVRWLGLLGLGHLALNSGKVRHVGTLVPALLGALGEGDARLVGAALGALRRLLVRPRAPVRLLSAELGPRLRPLLDDARDSVRASAVGLLGTLVRQGQGGLRVGLHRPLRKLMLQSLVPLLLRLHDPSQDAAESSEWTLARCDQALRWGLLEEMVTVAHYDSPEALSRICHRLVQQYPSHVPSFLSQTQGYLRSPQVPLRRAAAVLIGFLVHHSSPSHVSQDLRDSLFQDLGQLQSDPEPAVVTAAHVSAQQVVLLAQEQSRPRSLLLSRLGGRRARPSRPWPVYADSPFQRRSLAGRWGCFGPG from the exons ATGCAGTGGAGacagccccgcccccagccccaggcccgcCCTGGACCAGCCGGCTTCTTTAGCGTTGAATTAGGCAAGGccttagctcagggctgggccCGGACTTCTGGCCCCTGCTGGGGCCTCCTCAGGGCTATCCACACCTGCCCGGGGTCCCCCCATCCAGAGGGATGGGAAGTCAGGGTCAAGggcccttctccccctccccttgcaGATCCACTGTCTCCAGGAatcttgcccctcccccagggccctggTGGGCAGAGCCAGACCCCAGACGCTCAGCTTCAGGCTGGCCACTCACTGCCAGCAGCCTGGGCAGGAGGGCCCTTCACATGCCCCCAGCAGGCACTGTGCCTGGGGACACCTCTGTGTGGctccccaacccccccatacACACAGAGCACATGTTCACACACGTACATTGCCACACCTGTCCCTGGTCCCGCCCGGGGCCTGCTTCTAGGTCAGGCTGGGCACGACTTCCTGGGAGGATCGGGGGCAGGTGTTGCAGGCTGGGCCCGGCTGAGCAGCTTGGCGTGTGCCATGGCCATGGCTGGGGgtgtgtggggccggccccggggtgCCCCTGTAGGGGCCCTAACCCTGACAGCTCTGGCTGAAGGGATCCGGGCCAGCCAGGGGCAGGCCCTGAGACCCCCTGCCATGGGCCCTCAGCCTGAACCTGAGGCAAAGCCTGGGAATGCAGCCAGCATCCCCACAGCTGGCCGTGAGCCCCGCTCCCCACCCTGCATACAGGAGCCAGCCCCCAAGGGAGCCCATCAG GCCCCCCAGAGTTCCCCGGAGGAGGGGGCCCTTGCTGACCTGGCGTTGTACACGGctgcctgcctggaggaggctggcTTTGCAGGGACCCAGGCAACAGCACTCACCCTGTCCTCAGCCCTGGAGGCCCGAGGGGAGCGGCTGGAGGACCAg GTGCATGCCCTAGTGCGTGGGCTGCTGGCACAGGTGCCCAGCCTAGCCGAGGGGAGGCCCCGGCGGGTGGCCCTGCGGGTGCTGAGCGCACTAGCCCTGGAGCACGCACGGGATGTGGTATGCGCGCTGCTGCCGTGCTCGATGCCCCTGGACCG GGCGGCAGCAGAGCTGTGGCGCAGCCTGAGCCGGAACCAGCGCGTGAATGGGCAGGtgctggtgcagctgctgtggacgCTCAAGGGTGCGGCCGGGCCTGAGCTGGAGGCGCTGGCT GCCACTCGTGCCCTTGGGGAGATGCTGGCTGTGTCTGGCTGCGTGGGCGCCACGCGGGGCTTCTACCCGAATCTCCTGCTCGTACTGGTCACACAGCTGCGCCAGCTGGCCCAAGGAGTGCACTCCCCTGACACCCCCAAGGTTTGGGCCCCATTCCACCGCGGGCCACCGCACAGCCACGCCAG CTGCGCAGTGGAGGCCTTGAAGGCCCTGCTTACTGGGGATGGCAGCCGCATGGTGGTCACGTGCATGGagcaggctggaggctggaggaggctggtggGAGCCCACACCCACCTGGAGGGCGTCCTGCTGCTGGCCAG TGCCATGGTGGCTCACGCCGACCACCACCTGAGAGGCCTGTTCGCCGACGTGCTTCCCCGGCTGCGCAGCCCCAACGACACGCAGCGCCTCACGGCTATGGCCTTCTTTACCGGG CTGTTGCAGAGCCGACCCACGGCACGGCTCCTGCGAGAGGAGGTCATTCTGGAGCGGCTCCGCGCCTGGCAGGGCGACCCCGAGCCCACCGTGCGCTGGCTCGGCCTGCTCGGCCTCGGCCATCTGGCGCTGAACAGCGGGAAg GTGCGGCACGTGGGCACGCTGGTGCCTGCGCTCCTGGGCGCGCTGGGCGAAGGCGACGCGCGGCTCGTGGGCGCCGCGCTGGGCGCGCTGCGGAGGCTGCTGGTGCGGCCGCGGGCTCCCGTGCGGCTCCTGAGCGCGGAGCTGGGGCCTCGCCTCCGGCCGCTGCTGGACGAC GCCCGGGACTCGGTCCGCGCCTCGGCGGTCGGGCTCCTGGGGACGCTGGTGCGGCAGGGCCAGGGCGGCCTCCGGGTGGGGCTCCACCGACCCCTGCGGAAGCTGATGCTGCAGAGTCTTGTGCCGCTGCTGTTGCGCCTGCACGATCCCAGCCAGGACGCTGCTGAG AGCTCGGAGTGGACCCTGGCCCGCTGTGACCAGGCCCTGCGCTGGGGCCTCCTGGAGGAGATGGTCACTGTGGCCCACTACGACAGCCCTGAGGCCCTAAGCCGCATCTGCCACCGCCTG GTTCAGCAGTACCCAAGTCATGTGCCCAGCTTCCTGAGCCAGACCCAGGGCTACCTGCGGAGCCCACAGGTCCCCCTGCGCCGGGCAGCTGCAGTGCTCATAG GCTTCCTCGTCCATCACTCGAGTCCCAGCCATGTCAGCCAGGACCTGCGGGACTCCCTGTTCCAGG ACCTGGGGCAGCTGCAGAGCGACCCTGAGCCGGCTGTGGTCACCGCGGCGCATGTGTCCGCCCAGCAGGTGGTGCTGCTAGCCCAGGAGCAAAGCCGTCCCCGCAGCCTGCTCCTCTCCCGCCTTGGTGGGCGCCGCGCCCGTCCCAGCCGGCCCTGGCCAGTCTATGCAGACAGCCCCTTCCAGCGTCGGAGCCTTGCAGGCCGCTGGGGCTGTTTTGGACCCGGCTGA
- the MROH6 gene encoding maestro heat-like repeat-containing protein family member 6 isoform X2 — protein MQWRQPRPQPQARPGPAGFFSVELGKALAQGWARTSGPCWGLLRAIHTCPGSPHPEGWEVRVKGPSPPPLADPLSPGILPLPQGPGGQSQTPDAQLQAGHSLPAAWAGGPFTCPQQALCLGTPLCGSPTPPYTQSTCSHTYIATPVPGPARGLLLGQAGHDFLGGSGAGVAGWARLSSLACAMAMAGGVWGRPRGAPVGALTLTALAEGIRASQGQALRPPAMGPQPEPEAKPGNAASIPTAGREPRSPPCIQEPAPKGAHQAPQSSPEEGALADLALYTAACLEEAGFAGTQATALTLSSALEARGERLEDQVHALVRGLLAQVPSLAEGRPRRVALRVLSALALEHARDVVCALLPCSMPLDRAAAELWRSLSRNQRVNGQVLVQLLWTLKGAAGPELEALAATRALGEMLAVSGCVGATRGFYPNLLLVLVTQLRQLAQGVHSPDTPKVWAPFHRGPPHSHASCAVEALKALLTGDGSRMVVTCMEQAGGWRRLVGAHTHLEGVLLLASAMVAHADHHLRGLFADVLPRLRSPNDTQRLTAMAFFTGLLQSRPTARLLREEVILERLRAWQGDPEPTVRWLGLLGLGHLALNSGKVRHVGTLVPALLGALGEGDARLVGAALGALRRLLVRPRAPVRLLSAELGPRLRPLLDDARDSVRASAVGLLGTLVRQGQGGLRVGLHRPLRKLMLQSLVPLLLRLHDPSQDAAESSEWTLARCDQALRWGLLEEMVTVAHYDSPEALSRICHRLVSRGRTLTVAGCRQLPTWSSIHRGHFPLKTDCPLPSQSGGKSKVQQYPSHVPSFLSQTQGYLRSPQVPLRRAAAVLIGFLVHHSSPSHVSQDLRDSLFQGGAASPGAKPSPQPAPLPPWWAPRPSQPALASLCRQPLPASEPCRPLGLFWTRLSLTPCPPSGV, from the exons ATGCAGTGGAGacagccccgcccccagccccaggcccgcCCTGGACCAGCCGGCTTCTTTAGCGTTGAATTAGGCAAGGccttagctcagggctgggccCGGACTTCTGGCCCCTGCTGGGGCCTCCTCAGGGCTATCCACACCTGCCCGGGGTCCCCCCATCCAGAGGGATGGGAAGTCAGGGTCAAGggcccttctccccctccccttgcaGATCCACTGTCTCCAGGAatcttgcccctcccccagggccctggTGGGCAGAGCCAGACCCCAGACGCTCAGCTTCAGGCTGGCCACTCACTGCCAGCAGCCTGGGCAGGAGGGCCCTTCACATGCCCCCAGCAGGCACTGTGCCTGGGGACACCTCTGTGTGGctccccaacccccccatacACACAGAGCACATGTTCACACACGTACATTGCCACACCTGTCCCTGGTCCCGCCCGGGGCCTGCTTCTAGGTCAGGCTGGGCACGACTTCCTGGGAGGATCGGGGGCAGGTGTTGCAGGCTGGGCCCGGCTGAGCAGCTTGGCGTGTGCCATGGCCATGGCTGGGGgtgtgtggggccggccccggggtgCCCCTGTAGGGGCCCTAACCCTGACAGCTCTGGCTGAAGGGATCCGGGCCAGCCAGGGGCAGGCCCTGAGACCCCCTGCCATGGGCCCTCAGCCTGAACCTGAGGCAAAGCCTGGGAATGCAGCCAGCATCCCCACAGCTGGCCGTGAGCCCCGCTCCCCACCCTGCATACAGGAGCCAGCCCCCAAGGGAGCCCATCAG GCCCCCCAGAGTTCCCCGGAGGAGGGGGCCCTTGCTGACCTGGCGTTGTACACGGctgcctgcctggaggaggctggcTTTGCAGGGACCCAGGCAACAGCACTCACCCTGTCCTCAGCCCTGGAGGCCCGAGGGGAGCGGCTGGAGGACCAg GTGCATGCCCTAGTGCGTGGGCTGCTGGCACAGGTGCCCAGCCTAGCCGAGGGGAGGCCCCGGCGGGTGGCCCTGCGGGTGCTGAGCGCACTAGCCCTGGAGCACGCACGGGATGTGGTATGCGCGCTGCTGCCGTGCTCGATGCCCCTGGACCG GGCGGCAGCAGAGCTGTGGCGCAGCCTGAGCCGGAACCAGCGCGTGAATGGGCAGGtgctggtgcagctgctgtggacgCTCAAGGGTGCGGCCGGGCCTGAGCTGGAGGCGCTGGCT GCCACTCGTGCCCTTGGGGAGATGCTGGCTGTGTCTGGCTGCGTGGGCGCCACGCGGGGCTTCTACCCGAATCTCCTGCTCGTACTGGTCACACAGCTGCGCCAGCTGGCCCAAGGAGTGCACTCCCCTGACACCCCCAAGGTTTGGGCCCCATTCCACCGCGGGCCACCGCACAGCCACGCCAG CTGCGCAGTGGAGGCCTTGAAGGCCCTGCTTACTGGGGATGGCAGCCGCATGGTGGTCACGTGCATGGagcaggctggaggctggaggaggctggtggGAGCCCACACCCACCTGGAGGGCGTCCTGCTGCTGGCCAG TGCCATGGTGGCTCACGCCGACCACCACCTGAGAGGCCTGTTCGCCGACGTGCTTCCCCGGCTGCGCAGCCCCAACGACACGCAGCGCCTCACGGCTATGGCCTTCTTTACCGGG CTGTTGCAGAGCCGACCCACGGCACGGCTCCTGCGAGAGGAGGTCATTCTGGAGCGGCTCCGCGCCTGGCAGGGCGACCCCGAGCCCACCGTGCGCTGGCTCGGCCTGCTCGGCCTCGGCCATCTGGCGCTGAACAGCGGGAAg GTGCGGCACGTGGGCACGCTGGTGCCTGCGCTCCTGGGCGCGCTGGGCGAAGGCGACGCGCGGCTCGTGGGCGCCGCGCTGGGCGCGCTGCGGAGGCTGCTGGTGCGGCCGCGGGCTCCCGTGCGGCTCCTGAGCGCGGAGCTGGGGCCTCGCCTCCGGCCGCTGCTGGACGAC GCCCGGGACTCGGTCCGCGCCTCGGCGGTCGGGCTCCTGGGGACGCTGGTGCGGCAGGGCCAGGGCGGCCTCCGGGTGGGGCTCCACCGACCCCTGCGGAAGCTGATGCTGCAGAGTCTTGTGCCGCTGCTGTTGCGCCTGCACGATCCCAGCCAGGACGCTGCTGAG AGCTCGGAGTGGACCCTGGCCCGCTGTGACCAGGCCCTGCGCTGGGGCCTCCTGGAGGAGATGGTCACTGTGGCCCACTACGACAGCCCTGAGGCCCTAAGCCGCATCTGCCACCGCCTGGTCAGTCGGGGGAGGACACTGACAGTGGCAGGATGTCGTCAGCTGCCCACTTGGTCCAGTATACACCGGGGCCACTTCCCCCTCAAAACTGACTGTCCCCTTCCCAGCCAAAGTGGTGGCAAGTCTAAG GTTCAGCAGTACCCAAGTCATGTGCCCAGCTTCCTGAGCCAGACCCAGGGCTACCTGCGGAGCCCACAGGTCCCCCTGCGCCGGGCAGCTGCAGTGCTCATAG GCTTCCTCGTCCATCACTCGAGTCCCAGCCATGTCAGCCAGGACCTGCGGGACTCCCTGTTCCAGG GTGGTGCTGCTAGCCCAGGAGCAAAGCCGTCCCCGCAGCCTGCTCCTCTCCCGCCTTGGTGGGCGCCGCGCCCGTCCCAGCCGGCCCTGGCCAGTCTATGCAGACAGCCCCTTCCAGCGTCGGAGCCTTGCAGGCCGCTGGGGCTGTTTTGGACCCGGCTGAGCCTGACCCCATGCCCACCCTCAGGGGTCTGA
- the MROH6 gene encoding maestro heat-like repeat-containing protein family member 6 isoform X1, translating to MQWRQPRPQPQARPGPAGFFSVELGKALAQGWARTSGPCWGLLRAIHTCPGSPHPEGWEVRVKGPSPPPLADPLSPGILPLPQGPGGQSQTPDAQLQAGHSLPAAWAGGPFTCPQQALCLGTPLCGSPTPPYTQSTCSHTYIATPVPGPARGLLLGQAGHDFLGGSGAGVAGWARLSSLACAMAMAGGVWGRPRGAPVGALTLTALAEGIRASQGQALRPPAMGPQPEPEAKPGNAASIPTAGREPRSPPCIQEPAPKGAHQAPQSSPEEGALADLALYTAACLEEAGFAGTQATALTLSSALEARGERLEDQVHALVRGLLAQVPSLAEGRPRRVALRVLSALALEHARDVVCALLPCSMPLDRAAAELWRSLSRNQRVNGQVLVQLLWTLKGAAGPELEALAATRALGEMLAVSGCVGATRGFYPNLLLVLVTQLRQLAQGVHSPDTPKVWAPFHRGPPHSHASCAVEALKALLTGDGSRMVVTCMEQAGGWRRLVGAHTHLEGVLLLASAMVAHADHHLRGLFADVLPRLRSPNDTQRLTAMAFFTGLLQSRPTARLLREEVILERLRAWQGDPEPTVRWLGLLGLGHLALNSGKVRHVGTLVPALLGALGEGDARLVGAALGALRRLLVRPRAPVRLLSAELGPRLRPLLDDARDSVRASAVGLLGTLVRQGQGGLRVGLHRPLRKLMLQSLVPLLLRLHDPSQDAAESSEWTLARCDQALRWGLLEEMVTVAHYDSPEALSRICHRLVSRGRTLTVAGCRQLPTWSSIHRGHFPLKTDCPLPSQSGGKSKVQQYPSHVPSFLSQTQGYLRSPQVPLRRAAAVLIGFLVHHSSPSHVSQDLRDSLFQDLGQLQSDPEPAVVTAAHVSAQQVVLLAQEQSRPRSLLLSRLGGRRARPSRPWPVYADSPFQRRSLAGRWGCFGPG from the exons ATGCAGTGGAGacagccccgcccccagccccaggcccgcCCTGGACCAGCCGGCTTCTTTAGCGTTGAATTAGGCAAGGccttagctcagggctgggccCGGACTTCTGGCCCCTGCTGGGGCCTCCTCAGGGCTATCCACACCTGCCCGGGGTCCCCCCATCCAGAGGGATGGGAAGTCAGGGTCAAGggcccttctccccctccccttgcaGATCCACTGTCTCCAGGAatcttgcccctcccccagggccctggTGGGCAGAGCCAGACCCCAGACGCTCAGCTTCAGGCTGGCCACTCACTGCCAGCAGCCTGGGCAGGAGGGCCCTTCACATGCCCCCAGCAGGCACTGTGCCTGGGGACACCTCTGTGTGGctccccaacccccccatacACACAGAGCACATGTTCACACACGTACATTGCCACACCTGTCCCTGGTCCCGCCCGGGGCCTGCTTCTAGGTCAGGCTGGGCACGACTTCCTGGGAGGATCGGGGGCAGGTGTTGCAGGCTGGGCCCGGCTGAGCAGCTTGGCGTGTGCCATGGCCATGGCTGGGGgtgtgtggggccggccccggggtgCCCCTGTAGGGGCCCTAACCCTGACAGCTCTGGCTGAAGGGATCCGGGCCAGCCAGGGGCAGGCCCTGAGACCCCCTGCCATGGGCCCTCAGCCTGAACCTGAGGCAAAGCCTGGGAATGCAGCCAGCATCCCCACAGCTGGCCGTGAGCCCCGCTCCCCACCCTGCATACAGGAGCCAGCCCCCAAGGGAGCCCATCAG GCCCCCCAGAGTTCCCCGGAGGAGGGGGCCCTTGCTGACCTGGCGTTGTACACGGctgcctgcctggaggaggctggcTTTGCAGGGACCCAGGCAACAGCACTCACCCTGTCCTCAGCCCTGGAGGCCCGAGGGGAGCGGCTGGAGGACCAg GTGCATGCCCTAGTGCGTGGGCTGCTGGCACAGGTGCCCAGCCTAGCCGAGGGGAGGCCCCGGCGGGTGGCCCTGCGGGTGCTGAGCGCACTAGCCCTGGAGCACGCACGGGATGTGGTATGCGCGCTGCTGCCGTGCTCGATGCCCCTGGACCG GGCGGCAGCAGAGCTGTGGCGCAGCCTGAGCCGGAACCAGCGCGTGAATGGGCAGGtgctggtgcagctgctgtggacgCTCAAGGGTGCGGCCGGGCCTGAGCTGGAGGCGCTGGCT GCCACTCGTGCCCTTGGGGAGATGCTGGCTGTGTCTGGCTGCGTGGGCGCCACGCGGGGCTTCTACCCGAATCTCCTGCTCGTACTGGTCACACAGCTGCGCCAGCTGGCCCAAGGAGTGCACTCCCCTGACACCCCCAAGGTTTGGGCCCCATTCCACCGCGGGCCACCGCACAGCCACGCCAG CTGCGCAGTGGAGGCCTTGAAGGCCCTGCTTACTGGGGATGGCAGCCGCATGGTGGTCACGTGCATGGagcaggctggaggctggaggaggctggtggGAGCCCACACCCACCTGGAGGGCGTCCTGCTGCTGGCCAG TGCCATGGTGGCTCACGCCGACCACCACCTGAGAGGCCTGTTCGCCGACGTGCTTCCCCGGCTGCGCAGCCCCAACGACACGCAGCGCCTCACGGCTATGGCCTTCTTTACCGGG CTGTTGCAGAGCCGACCCACGGCACGGCTCCTGCGAGAGGAGGTCATTCTGGAGCGGCTCCGCGCCTGGCAGGGCGACCCCGAGCCCACCGTGCGCTGGCTCGGCCTGCTCGGCCTCGGCCATCTGGCGCTGAACAGCGGGAAg GTGCGGCACGTGGGCACGCTGGTGCCTGCGCTCCTGGGCGCGCTGGGCGAAGGCGACGCGCGGCTCGTGGGCGCCGCGCTGGGCGCGCTGCGGAGGCTGCTGGTGCGGCCGCGGGCTCCCGTGCGGCTCCTGAGCGCGGAGCTGGGGCCTCGCCTCCGGCCGCTGCTGGACGAC GCCCGGGACTCGGTCCGCGCCTCGGCGGTCGGGCTCCTGGGGACGCTGGTGCGGCAGGGCCAGGGCGGCCTCCGGGTGGGGCTCCACCGACCCCTGCGGAAGCTGATGCTGCAGAGTCTTGTGCCGCTGCTGTTGCGCCTGCACGATCCCAGCCAGGACGCTGCTGAG AGCTCGGAGTGGACCCTGGCCCGCTGTGACCAGGCCCTGCGCTGGGGCCTCCTGGAGGAGATGGTCACTGTGGCCCACTACGACAGCCCTGAGGCCCTAAGCCGCATCTGCCACCGCCTGGTCAGTCGGGGGAGGACACTGACAGTGGCAGGATGTCGTCAGCTGCCCACTTGGTCCAGTATACACCGGGGCCACTTCCCCCTCAAAACTGACTGTCCCCTTCCCAGCCAAAGTGGTGGCAAGTCTAAG GTTCAGCAGTACCCAAGTCATGTGCCCAGCTTCCTGAGCCAGACCCAGGGCTACCTGCGGAGCCCACAGGTCCCCCTGCGCCGGGCAGCTGCAGTGCTCATAG GCTTCCTCGTCCATCACTCGAGTCCCAGCCATGTCAGCCAGGACCTGCGGGACTCCCTGTTCCAGG ACCTGGGGCAGCTGCAGAGCGACCCTGAGCCGGCTGTGGTCACCGCGGCGCATGTGTCCGCCCAGCAGGTGGTGCTGCTAGCCCAGGAGCAAAGCCGTCCCCGCAGCCTGCTCCTCTCCCGCCTTGGTGGGCGCCGCGCCCGTCCCAGCCGGCCCTGGCCAGTCTATGCAGACAGCCCCTTCCAGCGTCGGAGCCTTGCAGGCCGCTGGGGCTGTTTTGGACCCGGCTGA